TGTGGTGGAGAGATCAGAGTCCTGGATTAGCTCCTAATCCCTGCTGTCTTCCCTCCTGCACTCACTTCCTCACCTGCACTCTGGCGTCTCCAATCCACTTAGTGCAGCGATGGCCAACGAGTAGGGGGCGCCTGTGTTTCCAACTTCGGGGGGATGGAGGCAGAGCGAGCATGACATCACAGACAGGTGGATTTAACACAGTCAAGCAAGATGGAGCACACTCAATAATCCACGGTATAGAAGTGTAATGTTTCACAGGTCCTGGGatgtgatgaataaatgaagcagGCCGCGAGAGGGGTGAACTGATGAGAGATGAGTGGATGAAGTGATGGTTGTTCTGCAGAGGAACATGAACAGCTTTGACTGGACGGGAGGTggggacggacagacagatggacaagtCCCAGTCTGATCTCCAACCAGGCCACACCTGGCATGTGTCAGATTACGGTCAGGAGAGTGAGCCCACCTTATCTGCTCCGTCAGTTTGAGCAAGGTGCCACTCTTACCTGCCTGGCAGGGATGAAGGCTTAATCCTCGCTTAATCCCACTTTGGTAACAGTAGTGGCATAATTGTGCGTCACATCGAGTGAAGAGAGAAGACGTGGCCCCGATATGGTCAGAGATTATTCCGTACAACTTGGAGTGGAGCCAGGAAGCCGTGGCGTCGCTGACCTGCTTCAACAGCTCCAACCATCTCCACTGAGGCTCTGGGTCAACAGGGAGCAAGAGGGAGGCGGTCCTCACAGGGGCCCTCAAGTCATAGACAGGTCCTGACAGCAGTAACTAGCTCACCAAGTATCACCACTGGAGTCAGTACTGCACCAGGAACTGCAAACAAGGGCCAGGCGGGAGTTGAGCCAACAGCAGGGCAGCTCTCTGCCATGGTGTTTGTCTCCAACGTTATCGAGCTGCCAACCGCACTGGAGTAAGAGCTGCGGCCGTGTTAGGAGTTGGTTCGGTTCCACTCGTCGGACGCGCTGTCCACCTACCATCACTGACTCCGAGTCCTGCATCCACTAACCGTGCAAGCACGAGTGATTCCAATGACGCAACGCGAAGTGTGTAAACAACTGGAAAACAATGGTTCTAAAAGTAAACCAAGCGCTGTCCGGAAATGACATCATCGACCGAACACCAGACACTAAACTTCTGTCTGTCGCGGTGCGACTAACACGAGCCACGACTGAAACATCATGCCTGAAACCTTCTTCTGGACTCGCTGAATTCCTCGATGGCATTAAACTTCTCGCACAAGTAGAAGCTGAAAGTTAGCTTTACCTGAATGAGTATTTCAAGCGGCTCTTTTACTCGTTTTAATATCAAACAAGCTAACGCTGCTGACTACGAGTTCCCGCGATAATAGCAACGAGATTACCTAAACCGTCGGTCTCGGTCCTTGGCTTCTCAGAGGAATCCACTTTTCATCCATGATTTTTAGTTTGGGAGAGTAATGCATTGAGGGGAGTGAGAGAGTCCTGCTGCTGCCGACAACAAGTGGaagagaggatggagggagaagaggaggaggggaggggcggTGCTCAAGCTGCGCTACCTGCGAGGTCCTCCTGGCAGCTGACCTGAACTCACAGAACCTGAACTTCAGTCGGGTGGGTAAACAGACCTGAGGTCAGTGGCCTAACACTGCCAGTCCGCCAGTTTCAGTTGGCAGGAACCGAACCATCACGTGCCCCAGGCAGGTCCGTCATCACAGAAGGCGGAGCCGTGGGgggcaggaggaagagtgaggaagagTAGCAGAGGGAGACTTCAAGTGCAGGCAGTCCAGGGGCCAGGGGGTGAAAAAGAGAGTGTGGCCAGGATGGGACAGTGGTGCCTGAGCCGTGATGGAGCGGAGGGCGaccgatgaggaggaggaaggtggaggccCACCATGTCGCCATCATGTCTTCAGTTTGGACGGGTGATGACACATTCAGAAGTCATGTGACATCTCTCTTGTGGTGCCGACCGGAGCCTGGCAGGAAGCTGTGTGGTGGACAGTCCAGCATTGTCTCTGAGGACCAGGGCTAGGAAACAATGCACCCACTGTTCTGGCTGCTTTAAGAACTGCGGCCTAAACTCCAGAGAGTGGGCGGGGCAGCGTCCGACCTGCAACCGTCTTCACGCCTGTGGGAGCTGCTGGACCTGGCACTGTCTGCGGCTGCCATCAAGTTCAGCTGGAACATTTCACGCTGTCATTCCAAACCTCAGTGCTCGGGAGGGAAGGTTTACCAGAGCCAGGAGGAGTGGATCTGCTCCTCGGATGGAGCTGGGTCCCAGAGCCTCAGAGTCTCAGAAGAGAGAgtcaagaaagaaagacagttCTCTGAGGCACAGAGGGCCCATTATGTGTTACTGCTGGACTGGAGGCATGGCTGAGGAGCAGGggtcagcagctgctggaccagAGGGGCTCATACACGCACTCACACGCTCACAGACACACgatcacatacacacaccctcacactcTAACTCTGGAGGTCCGGAGCAGATGGACCACTGTCCCTTCAGACCGCTCTCTGTGGACACCTGAGTCGGACTGGTGAGGGCAGAGGTCACAGTCAGACTGCTGCGGATCTGTGAGTCCTCGGAGCAGAGCGATGACCAGATGACATTCCAATGGGAGCTGACGCTCGTGGCCTAGTGCCGCCGTCAAAAGCTCCTCTGTTCCCATCACCTCAGAGACAGCAGGAATGCTGCTGCGCATCTGTCTGGGAATTCCGGGATGAAGTAGTGAGTGCATGACGATGGCTCTCTGGAACTGGTCCCAGTGGCCAGCAGGCAGGCAGAGGTTGAGGCTGCCACAGATGGCGCGCGCGGCCACCGGAGCAGCAgactgagagtgtgtgtgagtatgtgtgGTCTCCGGGTGTCACATGGCCAGGCTCATACTCACTAGTTCTTCAGTTGGAAACAGGGTCTCAGTCTCAGGAAGCAGAAATGTCTTGACCCATTCTCAACCCGGGGTCAAGCTTCGATCAGCGCGGCGCGGTGCCACGTCCGGTCAGCTGCATCACACGATAAGATGTTTGCTTCTTCTGCTTCATGGTGAATGAGCCGGGTCACAACAGTCGCTCACTTCCGCGCACGCTGACGCGGTGCCTCGCCCACTGGCGCCATCTGCCGCCCACAGACAATACtgcagtgtgtgtttcagaatcAAGGGGACGCTTTATTAACATTGAACAAGAGCGCATGTGGATCACTggcgaggtcaaaggtcagcggttaTTTACAAGCATCGCGGCGGCTCAGACTGCAGCCTCTTCCTGGGcatctgactctggagacagctgggacatctccatctcctccacaggtgcTGGGAGCTGCTCCCCCTTCCTGCCCCTCCACACCACCCCGACCAGCCCCACAACACTCATCAGCATCAGCAGcgcagcactgagcagcacggacctcagcaggaggtgatccacctctggctcctccagctctctcagCTTCACCAGGCTGTCCGACCTGAACACACAGAGGTCACCTCTCCTCACCACACACCACACCTGcccactgtcctgcagagagacgctCCTCATCACCAGGCTGCGGCCGGACACATGCACATTGTCCAGTCGTCCAGACCAAACATAAGAGACTCGTCCcttggttctgttggacctgaCGAACCAGTGAACCGCACCAGTCTGAtcgtggtggccacagtggagtgtgagctccgccccctcagcaaagagctgcacagcaggaggcgcagGTTCCGGACACACAAACAGGCGATAATCCTCCTGGTCCTGAAGAGAGCGGTGGCAGCTGTACAGACCGGTGTGGGCCGACGTCAGGGACGGAAGCATCAGAGTGGAGCGGACACCCTCGGCCTCAGAGCCCAGTGAGGTCCTCCAGCTGCCGTTAGAACACTGCAGCTCCAGGCTCTCTCCCACCCAGCGCAGGATGAACTCTGTGGAGGCTCGGACGTAGAAGTGGCAGTGGAGGTGGcagtggagctgctgcctctccagacAGAAGAAGGAGATGTCAGTGGAAGGTCTGTCCACCGAGAGCAGGAGAGATGCtctgtcctgcagcagctgcaggtggtACTGCGGAGGAGCGCCACCGTCCAGAAGCACCAGTTCGTCACTCACATAGTATTCATAGCTCACGTAGGCCCAGTGCACACTCGGCTTTGGTCCCACCCCGTCGCAGCTCAGCTCCACCGTCTCTCCAATATTTGGATACACCTCTTGACCCCTCATCTTCTGAGCGCCACACACCAGGAGCGTGGAGTTCCTCTCCAGCGTTACCCTGCCCTGAGTCCAGCACCGCTCCTGGTACTGACCTGAGTGGGCCACATCCAGCGGCTCGATCTGATAATCCAGGTCAGCGGAGGCCCACAGCAGCCGCTCCCCCTCAGCTGTCCATCGTGACACTGAGCAGACGTCAGCGCTGGGGTCCAGGCTGAAGCGATGGACCCGTCCTTCTCTTTGGACCACCTCAGCACGGATGTTggagcacagcagcagcagcagcagcgcagcCATGGCGGTGCATGTGAGACACTCTGCTGCCACCGCTATCTCAACACCGTCGGCAAGGCGTGACAAGTGCAGCATCCTGTTGGCCACATCGGATGTAAAGAGCGGAGGACGAGCATCCGCTGACATGAGAGGACAGGCCGCACCAAGAGCAGACGCTTGGCATGTCCAGGCCCACACAGGTCTCAGTCAAAACACTGGGCCGTCCCTGGCTTGGGTTTTACCcatcttgtgaggaccttatgcttttgtggggaccttttgccggtccccacgaGGTTCAGAGTAAATGGGGTCCAGTCTTgttcaggtcagccatgtgttttggagggtcaggtttagagtgagaggctgcgGAAAGGGTGATgaccaggagaggtccccacaaggacagggATACCAACCCtgcatgagtgtgtgcgtgtagtCAGGGAAGGTAAGGTATTTCTCATCTCGTGTCAGACTGAAGTTTGTTATTTCACTTCACTGTTAGTAATTTGGGCAACTAAATATAGTCAGTGAGAGAGAAGTAAGAAAGCGAAGTGGTTTGAGCTTTCCACGTGACTTCGCTCCCCTACATCAGTCATTTCGAGAATCGTTCGGGCGCCCTCTCGTGGAAAGAACAACGTAGAACATACTACCTCACTTTTCAATTATTCCAACGCGCCTTCATAATCGCGCTGTTCGGAATCACGATCGTTCAGTGTTTGACGCGTGCCCTACAGACCAGCGACCCAAACCTTCACCCAGCTTAACATCAGCAAGTCACGTCTGGAGGACGTCGTCATCATCATGCGTCGCTGACCTGTTGTGATGCGGTCAGGGACATGACGCTGGGGTCAGCACACAGCCTTTGGAAGGACGCTGCCTCACCAGCCGACACGGCAGATATTGCTGAGTCAACTTCTGAACCCAAAAAAAGTGCTGTACTCCGGATTCCTAACACAGGAAGGTTTTCCTTCAGTAAGAGAGAACCCAGCACCTGCACGTCTGGACAGGACCGGTCTGCTGCGATCGGGGGTCGGAGGTCAAACGCGACCTTCAGGCTGATTCCACGGCTGCAACTGAGCCCAGGTGGAACAAACGGGTCGGACCCAGCTGCTCTGGAGGACGTCGACTTTTATTTGGAAATCTGACAGGCATGGCTGAACAGTGAGCTGGACCCCAGTCCAGACAGCAACACTACAGGTGAACAACACAGGTGTTCGGTGAGGTCCTGTTCAACATAAaccctctctcactcacactcacactctcacacacacacacacacacacacacacggacgacCTCCAGGAACACTCACTACAGTCAGAGGAAACTCAAGCACTTAGAACAAACACCCACAGTGCATTTCATCTAACTATACACAGATCCTTGATATAATTCATGTCGATAGGGTTTTTAAATAAACGTCTTCCATGTAGACACTTCCATGGATTCAAAATCTTCATAGCTtttcataaataacaaaaaatacatcTGAACAGCGCCTCACCCTGGTGACTGGTCCCGTAACAGAAGATGAGAAAGAGAGTGATTCTGGGCAGTCTCCATGAGTGACGAAACAAAAGTCAGCGAGGGGGGGGGTCAACGTTGATACACACAGCACAGACTGGTTACTACAGTTACAAGGGGCGGGGGGGCTCTGGGCCACTGTACAGGGGAAGATCAGACGACAGATCAGGCAGACTGTCCACACATCCTCGCGCCCACTCCACGCAGCAGAGCCGACACGAGCGGATGGCGGTAAACAACACGGATCACATCTACGTCAGGCCGAGCGCCAACATGCTGCCATCCCATCCTGCCAGAGCCACGCCGTGTGATGGAAGGAGGTGGAAATCGATTTGTTCTTGCTGCTTGGATGTGGAATGGATGGAGATGGAGTCGGTGCTGGCTTATTTAGTGGAGAGGATGAGGGCCACGATGAGGCCGTAGAGACCCAGCACCTCGGCGAAGATCAGGATGAGGATCATGCCCACGAAGAGCCGCGGCTGCTGGGCGGTGCCCCTCACACCGGCGTCCCCCACGATGCCGATGGCAAAGCCAGCCGCCAGCCCGCTGAGGCCCACACTGAGACCAGCTCCCAAGTGAAGGAAACTCCTGCAGACAGGGACAGAGTTGGAGCAGCTGTTCCTCAGACAGGCATAAGAGACAAAAGGAGGGGCCAGCGAGAGCCACGTGTCGAGCTCTGGATTCGCTGCACGGACCTCACGCTCCAGTGGGAGCGGGTCACGTGTCATGGAGGAGGACCACTGTTTTCATCAGGAAGGAGGAGACCGAGCCTCTGCTTCCTTGCCTGTCTGGCTTGTCATGATTGCTCCAGGGTTTTGAAATTGCCTCGTAGGAAGCCAGCCAAGGGTCACCGTCCACCACCGTGTCCTCACAGGTCTCACTCTTAAATGAGCACCAGAACCTCAGTGGTTCTGTTGAGACTgctcggtcatgtgaccagcaagACTCCTCCAAACTAGCGCCGTGTTCAGAGGACGCACTCGCGACGGCCCTGGCGCATGGACCAGCGGCAGTCCCTGACAGGAGAGTGACGAGGACCTGGGCTCTTACTTGTAGAGGCTGACTTTCTCAGAGATGTTGTTTGCTATCAGCACCGCCACCACCAGCCCGTAGATGGCGATGATACCCGCCATGACCACTGGGATGATGGACTTCATGATGAGCTCCGGTCGCATCACTGACATGGCGGCGATGCCGGTGCCGCTCTTCGCCGTCCCGTACGCTGCTCCTAATgctgaggggggcggggggagggaggagagagagagagagagagagagagagagagagagatatgaGGACAGCAGACTCAGGACCCCGCCCACTTCAATTAACATTGTAACCCCAGACCACACTCCCATGCATCACCTGCCACGCGTCACCACGGTAACCAGTGCGTAACTGGGCTCACACTGACAGACTGTGGATCGGATTCATGGAGCATGTGACCATAATGCCACGAGACTCAGTGGTCTCCAGTAATGGAGAGCACAGGAAGAACAGAGGCAGGACTGACTCTCACACCACGCCTTCCTAGCTCAGCCCTGCCCTGCCCTGCAGCCAACAGATGGAGGGGGGGGgtgtagggagggagggatgaaggatgagggagggagtgatgagggagggatggatgagggTGGGAGGGAACGATGgatagatggagggagggatggctagatggagagagggagggaaggatggagggatggaaggacggatggatgatggaggaaTGGAGTGAGGGATGATGGttagatggagggagggagggagggaggtagggCTCTCATTTACATCCAACCCGACtccagatgaaggtgaaggagtcGTCTGCTCACAGGGTCAAATGTCAGCTTCTGGATGCTCAGGTTTCTAAACGCTTCGCTACACAGCAGCGGACGATGGCTCACCCTATCACAGAGCCTCCATGGACCCGGTGGCTCTGCTGCCGATATGAAGACCCCGGTGCTCACAGACAGGTGACACGGTCTGCCTATCCTTGCAGCGTCTGACAGCACGAGCATGTTCACGCGACGGGGAGAGTGCTGAAGCTGCACAAACAGCCTTCAGACAAACCAGCGCTCAGACATGGCGCTGCAGAGACCAAACAACACAAATAGGGACAGACCTGGTGACTTCTGGTGTCTGATGCAGCGacttcatcatcacacacaaGTCATCTGCTTACACCACTCCAGACTCACTGGCTCCATCTGCTGGCTGGTGCCGGTGTGATGAGGCACACACCTGCCCTCGACACTGCTCTGGTCACAGAAGCAAGACTTTCTTTCTTCTGCAAGATGAAGTGTTGGGGCAGAAGACAGACAAGACCCAACCAGAgtgtcaggctggaaacacacttcacttAAACAGCAGTCAATCCATTATGGTTTTGGCTGTGATCTCCAGCAGACGCCAATCCATCCCCAGTGGTTTCACGTGGTGATCAGTGAGCGGCTTTTAACCGATCACCACAATGGTgacacacagctggagctggagccgCTGCAGGCATGTGCCCGGGAAGCAAATGATTATGATCTGAATAACGTTTCATCTTTGATCTCCTCCTAATAAGAGAGTCCACAGTGCTCAGTGTGGATAAGCTAATGAAGAGGAGGCCGTCTCacggtgatgacatcatgccaGTCAGGGAAACAAACACCACCTGACCGCTCAGGTGCTGAAGACAGCAGCAGAGTCTGACTGGGCTCAGGCCAGCTCAGAAGCTCCAGAACCAAGGGCTGAGTGAGGAGGACCAGGACCTCACCCAGGCCCACTTCCGCTGCGCACCCCCTTCTCCACACTGTGAGGTCCCTGCAACCGTTCCACATCGTTGGGCACCACACACCCTGATAAAGGCCTGACACTTTCAGAGCCACATCTCGGAACCAGACTGGAGGTGACGCTGACGTCACGCACCGTGGCCCACCAGCAGAGCTTCATCACGGTGGGGTCAGGGGTTCGACGCAGGTCACGTGCTTTCCTCCATCGCGTGACGAAAGGCCGTTTCTCGCCAGGTGCATGCTGGGATTGACTCCAGACCTTCACGAGCCCTCGACGCAATGACCGAGTCCCACGAACGAGCAGATCCGCTGCTCAAGTCCCTGCGCGGGCCGCACCAGCGACCCCCAACGTCAGTCCCGAGGACACAACCCGCCTGGATCAACGCGCAAAACCCCCGTCGCAAAACCCCCGTCacaacccccccgcccccccttTCCCCCCGGCAGGTGCGTGCGCCCCGCGGAGTCACGTGACCCCACCCCTCGtgctgcaggtgagaggagaggcGCGTGCGCGCTTACCGCTAAACACCATGGCCGCAGAGGCTCCCATCACGGCGAAAAAAGGCGAGTACTCGGGGCTCTCCGCAGAAGACATGCTCGCTCTGTTCACGGGGCGAAGCGGCGACCAGGCAGGCTACTGTGTTGTCGGGCTGTTCTCCCTCGTCGCACCGCGAGCCTCGGACAGGTAGAGACGCTGGGAGGGCCGGAGAGGACAGATCCGCCAGCGCAGGACCGGTGGAGCAGGGAAAATGGCGAAGCGgaaaaagtcacatgatcaagGCTCCTGGACGGAGCCATTATCAGCGCGGCGGGGGTGCTCGTTTCCAGCTCGCGTGAACCTACTCTTGTTCTTTTTGTCATCGACAACAAAGTCACAAGAGTAACAACGACACTACGTTCATACTTGTTACACCCATGGCTCAGGCCAACCGTTTTCAGGGGTCTGAATGAATCTGCGAGTGACGTGTGTGACGGTTGAAGTGGTAGCGTCTGCTGCAAGTGCAATGCCTGCAGATGAAGCGCCAGTGGCCGCTGAAGGCTGACGACTGCTTCAGATCAAACGTGAGCGTCGGTTCGGTCGCTCATGAAAAGTGCCGTCACGCTGAGCAACATCTGGATTTGATGCGCAAATGTTTATTCGGAATCGAACACTCTCCAGCCATTTGTCTCCACTAATGCCTCTACTAAATACGACGCTCACACGCATCCGCGAGCTTTAAAGGGGCCGCGCTCCACCAGTGATCAGCTGGACTTGGGCTCCTCGTCCGCTCTTCAAGTTCTGCTTTCACTCGCTTCCTCGCTTCTCAAGGCAGGCTGAGGAACTGAAGCGCCACAGAGGTTCAGTGTGAGAGCAGGTCACAGCTCTCATGTGACTCCCTTCATGTGACAATCTCCACTTGCTTCAGGCCAACCTGACAGCCAAGCTTGTTCTCCGCCTCAAAATCAAAGGCCATTGCAGGGGCCATGCTCCTCGCGCCACACCACGACCTTGCGTGTGCACaaaatcagaataaaaataagaggCTGGTGTTAAT
The genomic region above belongs to Synchiropus splendidus isolate RoL2022-P1 chromosome 19, RoL_Sspl_1.0, whole genome shotgun sequence and contains:
- the LOC128751648 gene encoding V-type proton ATPase 16 kDa proteolipid subunit c, whose amino-acid sequence is MSSAESPEYSPFFAVMGASAAMVFSALGAAYGTAKSGTGIAAMSVMRPELIMKSIIPVVMAGIIAIYGLVVAVLIANNISEKVSLYKSFLHLGAGLSVGLSGLAAGFAIGIVGDAGVRGTAQQPRLFVGMILILIFAEVLGLYGLIVALILSTK